A segment of the Alkalispirochaeta americana genome:
GAACTTCCTTCTCATGAACGCCATGGGCCCCAACGTGGCCGGTGTGATCGGATCCGCCGTGGCCGCGGGAGTGTTGCTCGCTCTTGCCGGTTAGGGATGACGTCAGGATGGCATTGGTATGAGGAATCCTGTGAGAAACCTGTGAGGAAATCGGGGAAATATTTCCTTGCCTTATACCAAATGTCGTTCTATCATGAACATCTGACAATGTGATGATACGTTTATAGGAGGTAATTATGAAACGTTGTTTAATGAACGCACTCATTGGTGCATTGCTGGTTGCGCTGGTAGTTCCGATGGCTTTTGCCGGAGGTTCAGGGGAAAAAGAGGCAGGGCCCGAGAGGGTGACCATCTCCTTGTGGGCGGGGAACGCTCCTCCCGATGGGCCGGACCGGTATCGTGCGCTGAACCTGATCACTGCACTGGAGAGAATGCAGGCAGAGATGCGCCAGGAAGGTCGGGAAATCACCCTGGTTGCCGATGCTGTGAGCGATCCCGCTGGCTGGACCGAGTTCAAGCGGCGCTTTGCTCT
Coding sequences within it:
- a CDS encoding sodium ion-translocating decarboxylase subunit beta, which produces NFLLMNAMGPNVAGVIGSAVAAGVLLALAG